The Ochotona princeps isolate mOchPri1 chromosome 26, mOchPri1.hap1, whole genome shotgun sequence genome contains a region encoding:
- the EIF2B2 gene encoding translation initiation factor eIF-2B subunit beta isoform X2: MPGTAEKDSELSERIEGFVESLKRGGGQRSSEDMARETLGLLRRIITEHRWSNAGELMELIRGEGRRMVAAQPSETTVGNMVRRVLKIIREEYGRLHGRSDESDQQESLHKLLTSGGLSEDFSFHYAQLQSNIIEAINELLVELEGTTENIAAQALEHIHSNEVIMTIGFSRTVEAFLKEAAQKRKFHVIVAECAPFCQGHEMAVNLSKAGIETTVMTDAAIFAVMSRVNKVIIGTKTILANGALRAVTGTHTLALAAKHHSTPLIVCAPMFKLSPQFPNEEDSFHKFVAPEEVLPFTEGDILEKVSIHCPVFDYVPPELITLFISNIGGNAPSYIYRLMSELYHPDDHVL, translated from the exons ATGCCGGGAACCGCGGAGAAGGACTCGGAGCTGTCCGAGAGGATCGAGGGCTTCGTGGAAAGCCTGAAGCGAGGCGGCGGGCAGCGCAGCTCGGAGGACATGGCCCGGGAGACCCTAGGATTGTTGCGCCGCATCATCACGGAGCACCGCTGGAGCAATGCGG GGGAGCTGATGGAGCTGATCCGCGGGGAGGGCAGGAGGATGGTGGCCGCGCAGCCTTCCGAGACCACGGTGGGGAACATGGTACGCCGGGTGCTCAAGATCATCCGCGAGGAGTACGGCAG ACTGCATGGCCGCAGCGACGAGAGCGACCAGCAGGAGTCCCTGCACAAACTGCTGACCTCCGGAGGCCTGAGCGAGGATTTCAGCTTCCATTATGCACAGCTGCAGTCCAACATCATTGAAGCCATTAATGAGCTGCTAGTGGAGCTGG AAGGGACAACAGAGAACATTGCAGCCCAGGCCCTGGAGCACATCCACTCCAATGAGGTGATCATGACCATAGGCTTCTCCCGAACCGTggaggccttcctgaaggaggcTGCCCAGAAGCGAAAATTCCATGTTATTGTGGCTGAGTGCGCTCCTTTCTGCCAG GGTCATGAGATGGCTGTCAATTTGTCCAAAGCAGGCATCGAGACAACTGTCATGACGGATGCGGCCATTTTTGCTGTCATGTCAAGAGTCAACAAG GTGATCATTGGCACGAAGACCATCTTGGCCAACGGGGCCCTGCGAGCTGTGACAGGAACCCACACTCTGGCGCTGGCAGCCAAGCACCATTCCACCCCGCTCATCGTCTGTGCCCCCATGTTCAAGCTGTCCCCGCAG TTCCCCAATGAAGAAGATTCATTTCACAAATTTGTGGCTCCTGAAGAGGTCTTGCCATTCACAGAAG GGGACATCCTGGAGAAGGTCAGCATCCACTGCCCGGTGTTCGACTACGTCCCCCCAGAGCTCATTACCCTCTTTATCTCCAACATTGGGGGCAATGCCCCTTCCTACATCTACCGCCTGATGAGTGAACTCTACCACCCTGATGACCATGTGCTGTGA
- the EIF2B2 gene encoding translation initiation factor eIF-2B subunit beta isoform X1 yields the protein MPGTAEKDSELSERIEGFVESLKRGGGQRSSEDMARETLGLLRRIITEHRWSNAGELMELIRGEGRRMVAAQPSETTVGNMVRRVLKIIREEYGRLHGRSDESDQQESLHKLLTSGGLSEDFSFHYAQLQSNIIEAINELLVELEGTTENIAAQALEHIHSNEVIMTIGFSRTVEAFLKEAAQKRKFHVIVAECAPFCQGHEMAVNLSKAGIETTVMTDAAIFAVMSRVNKVIIGTKTILANGALRAVTGTHTLALAAKHHSTPLIVCAPMFKLSPQFPNEEDSFHKFVAPEEVLPFTEGVTSVNWLPREAASECSHSAWLPVACILFSGSLCGQPGAPAAASESTGPGVLVLPRS from the exons ATGCCGGGAACCGCGGAGAAGGACTCGGAGCTGTCCGAGAGGATCGAGGGCTTCGTGGAAAGCCTGAAGCGAGGCGGCGGGCAGCGCAGCTCGGAGGACATGGCCCGGGAGACCCTAGGATTGTTGCGCCGCATCATCACGGAGCACCGCTGGAGCAATGCGG GGGAGCTGATGGAGCTGATCCGCGGGGAGGGCAGGAGGATGGTGGCCGCGCAGCCTTCCGAGACCACGGTGGGGAACATGGTACGCCGGGTGCTCAAGATCATCCGCGAGGAGTACGGCAG ACTGCATGGCCGCAGCGACGAGAGCGACCAGCAGGAGTCCCTGCACAAACTGCTGACCTCCGGAGGCCTGAGCGAGGATTTCAGCTTCCATTATGCACAGCTGCAGTCCAACATCATTGAAGCCATTAATGAGCTGCTAGTGGAGCTGG AAGGGACAACAGAGAACATTGCAGCCCAGGCCCTGGAGCACATCCACTCCAATGAGGTGATCATGACCATAGGCTTCTCCCGAACCGTggaggccttcctgaaggaggcTGCCCAGAAGCGAAAATTCCATGTTATTGTGGCTGAGTGCGCTCCTTTCTGCCAG GGTCATGAGATGGCTGTCAATTTGTCCAAAGCAGGCATCGAGACAACTGTCATGACGGATGCGGCCATTTTTGCTGTCATGTCAAGAGTCAACAAG GTGATCATTGGCACGAAGACCATCTTGGCCAACGGGGCCCTGCGAGCTGTGACAGGAACCCACACTCTGGCGCTGGCAGCCAAGCACCATTCCACCCCGCTCATCGTCTGTGCCCCCATGTTCAAGCTGTCCCCGCAG TTCCCCAATGAAGAAGATTCATTTCACAAATTTGTGGCTCCTGAAGAGGTCTTGCCATTCACAGAAG GAGTCACTTCAGTGAACTGGCTGCCAAGGGAGGCGGCCTCTGAATGTTCCCACTCAGCATGGTTGCCTGTGGCCTGTATCCTTTTCTCTGGCTCCTTGTGTGGGCAGCCTGGTGCACCTGCTGCCGCCTCTGAGAGCACAGGGCCTGGGGTCCTTGTTCTCCCTAGAAGTTGA